The nucleotide window AACCATGATGATATCAGAACCTATTGCAAGCTGGATATCAATTGCTTTTTCCGGCGTGAGAAAAATGGTCGCGCCGTTGATTTCGGATTGGAACCGTATGCCATCCGGCGTGATTTTGCGGAATTTAGAAAGGGAAAAAACCTGGTAACCGCCGCTATCAGTGAGAATAGGTTTATCCCAACCCATGAAAGCATGGAGCCCACCCCATTTTTTTAAAATATCCATGCCGGGGCGCTGGTAGAGGTGATAGGTGTTTGAAAGGATAATCTCAGCACCGAGCGCATGAATATCTTCAGGTGTAAGCGCCTTCACTGCACCCCGCGTTGCAATCGGCATGAAAAACGGCGTTTGGACAGTGCCATGGGGAAGGGTGAGGACACCGCGGCGGAGTGGGTATGATGAATGGAGAGAAAACACGTTACCCATACAAATTTGAATGCGATCCTATATCCACAAAGAGAATGGTGTCATGTCCTATGCGCTTATAAATGGCCCGGAGATCCCCTGTTATTGAGATGCTTCGATAGCCAAGATAGCGCCCATGGAGTGCGTGATTGTTCAAAGGGGGGTTAAATTCGTCGGTGGTCATGAGTGCAAGTCGTTCTTTGAATTTACTATGTTCTTTTTCAGTAAGTTTGTGATACTTCTTCTGGAATTGCGTATGAAAGTTCACATTCATACGGATCGTAGGGAATCGAGATAGACATTCATGTCCTTCAGAGACGTAAATGTTTTTGAAATATTTCTTTTTTTCTTAATATCTTCTTCAACTCGGCCGATAATCCGTTCTAATTCAGGAGTCATACGAGGAATCGATGAAAAATATACTTCCCTTGTTCGAATGAAATTCCGCAATGCAGCATTGATGACATCACTTAAGGATAGCCCCAGTTCTTTAGCAAGGGTTTGAGCATTGCGCTTCACTTCCTTTTCTGTCTTGATATTTATAAGTATTTTCTGCATATACAAAGTAAAGACAAAAGTTATATATTAAAGTATAGAAGATTGAAGGTGATTGTCAATAAAAAAAGCCCGAACGTCGTTGTTCGGGCAACCGCTTGGTGGGGCGGTAGGGGAGGGAATCTAGGTCGAGGCGGCNNNNNNNNNNNNNNNNNNNNNNNNNNNNNNNNNNNNNNNNNNNNNNNNNNNNNNNNNNNNNNNNNNNNNNNNNNNNNNNNNNNNNNNNNNNNNNNNNNNNTCGTTGCCGTGAATGTGGAGCTTCTTCGAATCCGTCT belongs to Patescibacteria group bacterium and includes:
- a CDS encoding type II toxin-antitoxin system RelE/ParE family toxin, with amino-acid sequence MNVNFHTQFQKKYHKLTEKEHSKFKERLALMTTDEFNPPLNNHALHGRYLGYRSISITGDLRAIYKRIGHDTILFVDIGSHSNLYG